In the genome of Streptomyces sp. SAI-127, the window CCGAACTGCCGTACGCGCTCGGCCCCGGCGGCTTCTCGCTGGCCGAGGTGACGGTGACACCGCCACCGGACGCCGAGCCCGGCCGCCACTGGCTCACGGCCCGGCTCTCGTACGGCGGGCAGAACTACGAGGACGTCATCGGCCTCGACGTGCCCGGCGGTCCGCCCGCCGGACAGGGGCTGGTGTGCGAGCTGAACGCCGACCGGGTCACCGTGCGCAGGGGTGAGCGGGCTCAGGTTCCGGTGAGCCTGCACAACACCACACGGGGCCCGGTCGGCGGCCAGCTGTGGGCGGTGTCCTCATGGGGCACGTGGCAGGGCGTGGGCCCCGGACTGCGGGGCTTCACGGTGCCGGGCGGGGAACAGGTGGAGTGCGCGATCGAGGTGGACGGTTCCGCGATCCCACCGGGCTCGTACTGGCTGATGGCGAAGGCGGCGTGGAACGGCCACGTGGCCTACACCAAGGCGATCGCCCTGGAGGTGACGGAGTGACGGAACACGCGGCACTGGTGGACGGCGAGGCGATCGCGAAATCACGTGTGGACGCCTTCTTGGATGGACGCGGTCCTGGAGCGCCCCATAGGGGCGCGGGGAACTGCGCGACCAGCCCCAACGAACCCGCACCCGCCAGACGACAAGCAGAGGCACCCTCTGCCGCGCGGCAACGACGACGGTGGGCCACCCAAGTCGTCGTCACCGACGAACTCGCCCGAAGGGCCTGCACCGACCGAGCCCTGAACGTACCGGAAGAGGTGTCACCCGCCTCCGTCCTGGCCGTCGCCGAGACAGACGTCGCAGACCTCGGCAGCATCGTCGCCGCAGCCCTCGCCCACTCCCCCGCCGCCCGCACCCTCCTCGCCGCCCTGGAGTCCGAACAGACGGTCCCGGAAACCGCCGTACGGGACTACTACGACCGCAACCGGGACCGCTTCCTCACCCCGGACGCCCTCAGGCGGGGCGTCGATCCCTTCGACGAGGCCGCGCCCAGCGACACGCTGCCGTACGACGAGGTCCGCGAAGGCATCACACGCGAGCTCCGCAGGGCGGCAGGCCGCAAGGCATTCTTCGGCTGGCTGGACCAGGCACGCGCCGGTGTGACCTACGCCCACGGGCATGAACACCCCGGCGACCCCTCGCACCCGGACCACGAACACCGGCACTGATCTCGCACGGAACCTAAACGCAACACGGGAAACCATTGACCTCCGATGAATTCTGGTCCACCTTTTCATCAATCGGAGTCGGAGTTGGTTCATTGAACCAGCCGTGGAGGGGCATCACATGCGTGCAAAGAGACTGACCCGCACCCTGACCTGTTTCGCCGTTCTGTCGCTGACAGCCGCCGGCTGCGGCCTGTCCGGCGGCGGATCCGACAGCGGAGACGCCACCGCCGGCGGCTGCAAGGTCGACAAGGGCAACGTCGGGTCGGGCAAGCTCACCGGCGAGGTC includes:
- a CDS encoding peptidyl-prolyl cis-trans isomerase, whose product is MTEHAALVDGEAIAKSRVDAFLDGRGPGAPHRGAGNCATSPNEPAPARRQAEAPSAARQRRRWATQVVVTDELARRACTDRALNVPEEVSPASVLAVAETDVADLGSIVAAALAHSPAARTLLAALESEQTVPETAVRDYYDRNRDRFLTPDALRRGVDPFDEAAPSDTLPYDEVREGITRELRRAAGRKAFFGWLDQARAGVTYAHGHEHPGDPSHPDHEHRH